The Microlunatus antarcticus genome window below encodes:
- a CDS encoding MBL fold metallo-hydrolase: protein MLPALVRAPYDTDRTAAQQLADAGYDLARLRGVILTHAHWDHASGLDSLPVPIWINAGEREYAATDGDGRVYRTVAPGHPVHEYALDGPAYLGFEKSLDVHGDGSLVIALAGGHTTGSVVVFVTVPTGERYAFIGDLTWQLDGIRHRRERPWLLRVLADSDAAQVRRAILRAAALTDVMQVVPAHDVHAYDGIPLLPQVMSR, encoded by the coding sequence GACAGGACGGCGGCCCAGCAGCTGGCCGACGCCGGCTACGACCTCGCCCGGCTGCGAGGCGTGATCCTGACCCACGCGCACTGGGACCACGCGAGCGGCCTGGACTCGCTCCCGGTGCCGATCTGGATCAACGCGGGGGAGCGGGAGTACGCCGCGACCGACGGCGACGGCAGGGTCTACCGCACCGTGGCCCCGGGCCACCCCGTCCACGAGTACGCGCTCGACGGGCCGGCGTACCTGGGCTTCGAGAAGAGCCTCGACGTCCACGGAGACGGTTCCCTGGTCATCGCCCTCGCCGGCGGGCACACCACCGGGTCCGTGGTCGTGTTCGTGACCGTCCCGACGGGGGAGCGGTACGCGTTCATCGGCGACCTCACCTGGCAGCTCGACGGCATCCGCCACCGCCGGGAACGGCCCTGGCTGCTGCGCGTCCTCGCCGACAGCGACGCCGCCCAGGTCCGGCGCGCCATCCTCCGTGCCGCTGCGCTGACCGACGTGATGCAGGTCGTCCCGGCCCACGACGTGCACGCGTACGACGGCATCCCCCTGCTGCCGCAGGTGATGTCGCGGTGA
- a CDS encoding MarR family winged helix-turn-helix transcriptional regulator yields the protein MTGAAGPTVDAEITWLLHRAAQRMHVVTGEQAEKHGLSLRDHIVMSALDKTPGMTQVELAKTLGLDKTTLMSLLDRLEQQGLVVRRADPRDRRARLPELTPAGDERRATVAAASTAAELAALSSFSAADVAVLRRMLFELIGTGTDPGSCL from the coding sequence GTGACGGGCGCCGCGGGACCGACGGTCGACGCCGAGATCACCTGGCTGCTGCACAGGGCCGCGCAGCGCATGCACGTCGTGACCGGCGAGCAGGCCGAGAAGCACGGTCTCAGCCTGCGCGACCACATCGTGATGAGCGCGCTGGACAAGACGCCGGGCATGACCCAGGTCGAGCTGGCCAAGACCCTCGGCCTGGACAAGACCACCCTGATGAGCCTGCTCGACCGGCTCGAGCAGCAGGGGCTCGTCGTCCGTCGCGCCGACCCGCGTGACCGCCGCGCACGCCTGCCCGAGCTGACCCCCGCCGGGGACGAGCGGCGCGCCACGGTGGCCGCAGCGAGCACCGCAGCCGAGCTGGCCGCGCTCAGCAGCTTCAGCGCAGCGGACGTCGCCGTGCTGCGGCGGATGCTCTTCGAGCTCATCGGCACCGGCACCGACCCGGGCTCGTGCCTGTGA
- a CDS encoding MFS transporter yields MPDSRRLPLWAGRTAALLGIVLVAFSLRQAVAAVSPILGAIRVDVPVSNLDVGLLGTLPPLLFAASGFVAPRVARGVGLDGGIVLALVLITAGHLVRAAAPGFGVLLAGSVVAFAGTGLGNVLLPSLVRRHFPDRVALLTALYACIVGVSTAVPAALAAPVAEREGWRFSLGLWSLTSVVALVPWLVVLGRERRRRRAAADDVTAPPALVTRLWRSRVVLSITAVFSTSTICTYAGFAWLPEILVDLAGSTPTEAGLLLAVTGLVSVPGALVAPLLVARLRNVGWLIAAGSGSFVLGYLGLLLAPGSLTLLWVLLVGAGSILFPVCLVLINARTRTPGGTVAVSGFAQGVAYALGALGPLLVGLLHDVTGGWTLPLVLLLAVALVATVPAIALSRPAFVEDELAR; encoded by the coding sequence GTGCCCGACAGCCGTCGCCTTCCGCTCTGGGCGGGACGTACGGCGGCGCTGCTGGGGATCGTGCTCGTCGCCTTCAGCCTGCGCCAGGCGGTGGCGGCGGTCTCGCCGATCCTCGGCGCCATCCGCGTGGACGTCCCGGTCTCGAACCTCGACGTCGGTCTGCTCGGCACCCTGCCGCCCCTGCTGTTCGCGGCGTCCGGGTTCGTCGCCCCACGCGTCGCGCGTGGCGTCGGGCTCGACGGCGGCATCGTCCTGGCGCTGGTGCTCATCACCGCGGGCCACCTCGTCCGCGCGGCCGCCCCGGGCTTCGGCGTGCTGCTCGCCGGCAGCGTCGTGGCGTTCGCCGGCACCGGCCTCGGGAACGTGCTGCTGCCGTCGCTCGTCCGGCGCCACTTCCCCGACCGGGTCGCCCTCCTGACGGCGCTGTACGCCTGCATCGTGGGCGTCAGCACCGCCGTGCCGGCCGCCCTCGCGGCGCCGGTGGCCGAGCGGGAGGGCTGGCGGTTCTCGCTCGGCCTCTGGTCGCTGACCTCGGTGGTCGCGCTCGTCCCGTGGCTCGTCGTCCTCGGGCGGGAGCGCCGTCGGAGACGGGCGGCGGCCGACGACGTGACAGCTCCGCCCGCCCTCGTCACGCGCCTCTGGCGGTCGCGCGTGGTCCTGTCGATCACCGCCGTGTTCTCGACCAGCACGATCTGCACCTACGCCGGCTTCGCCTGGCTGCCGGAGATCCTCGTCGACCTCGCGGGGTCGACACCGACCGAGGCGGGCCTGCTGCTCGCGGTGACCGGCCTCGTGAGCGTCCCGGGCGCCCTCGTCGCGCCTCTGCTCGTGGCGCGGCTGCGCAACGTCGGCTGGCTGATCGCAGCCGGCAGCGGGAGCTTCGTCCTCGGCTACCTCGGGCTGCTGCTCGCGCCGGGTTCGCTCACCCTGCTGTGGGTGCTGCTCGTCGGCGCCGGGTCGATCCTGTTCCCGGTCTGCCTCGTGCTCATCAACGCGCGCACGCGGACCCCCGGCGGCACGGTCGCGGTCAGCGGCTTCGCCCAGGGGGTGGCGTACGCGCTCGGCGCCCTCGGGCCGCTGCTCGTCGGGCTGCTGCACGACGTGACCGGCGGCTGGACCCTGCCGCTGGTGCTCCTCCTCGCCGTCGCCCTCGTGGCGACCGTCCCGGCGATCGCGCTGTCCAGACCCGCGTTCGTCGAGGACGAGCTCGCCCGCTGA
- a CDS encoding ketopantoate reductase family protein, producing the protein MKILMFGRGVIAVAYGWALEQAGHEVEFYVRPGRPVQYGAAIDLELLDARRRLRGRPVTGTWPVRYRESLEPDHDVDLIVVSVQHYSFPEVVSFLAPRVGRATVLVFNNLLVEPSVAVQALPADQVVWGFPGAGGGFGEDGVLRAALLPVVFFGTLGGPPSERGRAVRAVFRKAGFRISETTDFRGWLTIHFLQNAGLHTQSLRLGSLAALARSRRDVREAILATRELLPLAEARGVDLQRHRVDLLPYRAPVGLAAPVLTWLFGHFPPMRLVMEAHANPEELRAVCRDTLAEAHRLGVPVPRLEAAEPWFAAERLS; encoded by the coding sequence ATGAAGATCTTGATGTTCGGGCGCGGCGTGATCGCCGTGGCGTACGGGTGGGCGCTGGAGCAGGCCGGGCACGAGGTCGAGTTCTACGTCCGGCCCGGGCGGCCGGTGCAGTACGGAGCGGCGATCGACCTCGAGCTGCTCGACGCACGCCGCCGCCTGCGCGGGCGCCCGGTCACCGGGACGTGGCCGGTCCGCTACCGCGAGTCGCTGGAGCCGGACCACGACGTCGACCTGATCGTGGTGAGCGTCCAGCACTACAGCTTTCCCGAGGTCGTGTCCTTCCTGGCGCCCCGGGTCGGCCGCGCCACCGTCCTCGTCTTCAACAACCTCCTGGTGGAGCCGTCGGTCGCGGTCCAGGCCCTGCCCGCCGACCAGGTGGTCTGGGGCTTCCCGGGCGCGGGCGGCGGCTTCGGCGAGGACGGTGTGCTGCGAGCCGCCCTGCTCCCCGTCGTCTTCTTCGGCACGCTCGGCGGACCGCCGTCGGAGCGCGGGCGGGCCGTACGGGCGGTGTTCCGGAAGGCTGGGTTCAGGATCTCGGAGACCACCGACTTCCGGGGCTGGCTGACGATCCACTTCCTGCAGAACGCCGGCCTCCACACCCAGAGCCTGCGACTCGGGTCCCTCGCTGCCCTGGCCAGGAGCAGGCGCGACGTTCGCGAGGCGATCCTGGCCACCCGCGAGCTCCTGCCCCTCGCCGAGGCTCGCGGGGTCGACCTGCAGCGGCACCGCGTAGACCTGCTGCCCTACAGGGCGCCGGTCGGGCTGGCCGCACCGGTGTTGACCTGGCTCTTCGGCCACTTCCCGCCGATGCGCCTGGTGATGGAGGCGCACGCCAATCCCGAGGAGCTGCGCGCGGTCTGCCGCGACACCCTGGCCGAGGCCCACCGCCTCGGAGTCCCCGTGCCGCGGCTGGAGGCGGCCGAGCCCTGGTTCGCGGCCGAGAGGCTCAGCTGA
- a CDS encoding TetR/AcrR family transcriptional regulator — MTTSKPLRADARRNRDALLAKARELFADGRFDLRFDDFARLAGVGTGTLYRHFPNRAALAEAVYREELATLCDRGRTLRATLPAAEALAAFLRGFVSHLGSHQGLARTLATLMTAQPDTLADGGRELEQVIGELLAAGVEDGTVRDDVGPGAVLMVLQGICTACGHPGSRADADRAVTLVLDGLRR, encoded by the coding sequence GTGACCACCAGCAAGCCGCTGCGCGCAGACGCCCGGCGCAACCGCGACGCCCTGCTCGCCAAGGCCCGTGAGCTGTTCGCGGACGGCCGCTTCGACCTGCGCTTCGACGACTTCGCCCGGCTCGCCGGGGTCGGGACGGGCACGCTCTACCGGCACTTCCCCAACCGTGCGGCGCTGGCCGAGGCGGTCTACCGCGAGGAGCTCGCCACGCTGTGCGACCGCGGTCGCACATTGCGCGCCACGCTGCCGGCGGCGGAGGCGCTCGCGGCCTTCCTCCGAGGCTTCGTCAGCCACCTCGGCAGCCACCAGGGCCTGGCGCGCACGCTCGCGACGCTGATGACCGCCCAGCCGGACACCCTTGCCGACGGCGGCCGCGAGCTGGAGCAGGTGATCGGGGAGCTGCTGGCGGCCGGGGTCGAGGACGGCACCGTCCGCGACGACGTGGGACCCGGCGCCGTGCTGATGGTCCTCCAGGGGATCTGCACGGCCTGCGGGCACCCGGGATCACGCGCCGACGCCGACCGCGCCGTCACCCTCGTGCTCGACGGCCTGCGCCGGTAG
- the galE gene encoding UDP-glucose 4-epimerase GalE produces the protein MKVLITGGAGYIGSTTARALELAGHVPVVLDSLVCGPRSFVADRAFYEGDVADRHLVARVLDDHPDIGCTIHMAARIVVPESVEQPYAYYRNNVAGSLELLDQLVSSGQTRVVFSSSASVYAPGPAPEVSEDSPTGPGSPYARSKLMIETVLADLAAATPLRAISLRYFNPVGADPSLTTGPYVRRPTHVLGQLLMAARGEQPTFTLTGTDFPTRDGSGLRDYLHVWDLARAHVRAVERLDAVVGEAGPAVTLNLGTGRGVTVRELVALVEQVTGKPVPVVEGPRRPGDSAGAYANVDRARELLGWHAELSLEDGVRSALAWLDRRADLLGY, from the coding sequence GTGAAGGTCCTGATCACCGGCGGCGCCGGCTACATCGGGTCGACGACCGCCCGTGCCCTCGAGCTGGCCGGTCACGTCCCGGTCGTCCTGGACTCCCTGGTCTGCGGCCCCCGGTCGTTCGTCGCCGACCGGGCCTTCTACGAGGGCGACGTCGCCGACCGCCACCTGGTCGCCCGGGTGCTCGACGACCACCCCGACATCGGCTGCACGATCCACATGGCCGCCCGCATCGTGGTGCCCGAGTCGGTCGAGCAGCCGTACGCCTACTACCGCAACAACGTCGCCGGTTCCCTCGAGCTGCTGGACCAGCTGGTCTCGAGCGGGCAGACCCGCGTGGTGTTCTCCTCGTCGGCCTCGGTGTACGCGCCGGGTCCGGCGCCGGAGGTGAGCGAGGACTCCCCTACTGGGCCCGGCTCGCCGTACGCGCGCAGCAAGCTGATGATCGAGACGGTCCTCGCTGACCTGGCCGCCGCGACACCGCTCCGGGCGATCAGCCTGCGCTACTTCAACCCGGTGGGCGCGGACCCGTCCCTGACCACCGGCCCGTACGTCCGGCGCCCCACCCACGTGCTCGGCCAGCTGCTGATGGCGGCCCGCGGGGAGCAGCCCACGTTCACCCTCACCGGCACCGACTTCCCGACCCGCGACGGGTCGGGGTTGCGCGACTACCTCCACGTCTGGGACCTCGCCCGTGCCCACGTCCGCGCCGTCGAACGGCTGGACGCCGTGGTCGGGGAGGCGGGGCCCGCCGTCACGCTCAACCTCGGCACCGGTCGTGGCGTCACGGTCCGGGAGCTGGTGGCGCTCGTCGAGCAGGTGACGGGGAAGCCCGTCCCGGTGGTGGAGGGTCCCCGGCGCCCCGGCGACTCCGCCGGCGCGTACGCGAACGTCGACCGGGCGCGTGAGCTGCTCGGGTGGCACGCGGAGCTGTCGCTCGAGGACGGCGTCCGCTCGGCCCTCGCCTGGCTCGACCGGCGTGCGGACCTGCTCGGCTACTAG
- a CDS encoding stealth family protein: protein MSPYRRAVLRLGRTRAGAVARGTLGGRRVRALRVLVLPRTRARRSLRATLAERRARQLPSNEPRAVLEAGRWVVTDPHWHPQRLREDNLARTATALEAAGVPYVLIRTSSATRYTLAVSAADQALVLSALARAPDLRSAQVQLAVGSRSVGRALPAAAAESIEWGTRRVVRVYRRVRSAPGAWTVGQQYGCDVELWEEGEVAGAGSPMSIGPRSNVASNLLPVGTLADTEPHEIGGRVYARPRVFGQVMLEDVTFDVDVVYTWVDGSDPVWRDRMLRTRARVEGTPFHPESAAANRFTDRDELRYSLRSLDAYAPWVRHVWLVTDQQRPSWLAEETPGLTVVDHRDIVEDHGVLPLFNSNAIISQLHHIPDLAEHHVYLNDDVFLGRDVVKRDFFMPSGLARLFPARLHRPFGPPTVTDEPHLNISRNIRAMLEERFGTTITRAVRHTPHAQLRSRLYELEELFADDFARVLRHPFRHHDDFAADQLLQYYLELTGAGVTTRISYDYVNIGLAEQAPRLQRLLRHRDRSVFCLNDAPAPDQPPIDHADVQDFLAAYFPVPSRWEVGGRS, encoded by the coding sequence GTGAGCCCCTACCGCCGCGCGGTGCTGCGGCTGGGCCGCACCCGGGCGGGCGCGGTGGCGCGCGGCACGCTGGGCGGACGACGGGTCCGGGCCCTGCGCGTGCTGGTCCTGCCGCGCACCCGCGCCCGGCGCAGCCTCCGCGCGACCCTGGCCGAGCGGCGGGCCCGGCAGCTGCCGTCCAACGAGCCCCGGGCCGTCCTCGAGGCCGGACGCTGGGTGGTGACGGACCCCCACTGGCATCCTCAGCGGCTCCGCGAGGACAACCTCGCCCGCACCGCGACGGCCCTCGAGGCCGCCGGTGTGCCGTACGTGCTGATCCGGACGTCTTCAGCGACGCGCTACACCCTGGCGGTGAGCGCCGCCGACCAGGCCCTGGTGCTGAGCGCACTGGCCCGGGCTCCCGATCTCCGGTCCGCCCAGGTCCAGCTCGCCGTGGGCAGCCGCTCCGTGGGGCGTGCGTTGCCCGCCGCCGCTGCGGAGTCGATCGAGTGGGGCACCCGGCGGGTGGTGCGCGTGTACCGGCGGGTGCGCTCGGCCCCGGGCGCGTGGACGGTCGGGCAGCAGTACGGCTGCGACGTCGAGCTCTGGGAGGAGGGCGAGGTCGCGGGCGCCGGGTCGCCGATGTCGATCGGCCCCCGCTCGAACGTCGCGTCCAACCTGCTCCCCGTCGGCACCCTCGCCGACACCGAGCCGCACGAGATCGGCGGCCGCGTGTACGCGCGACCGCGCGTCTTCGGCCAGGTCATGCTGGAGGACGTCACCTTCGACGTCGACGTCGTCTACACCTGGGTCGACGGGTCCGACCCGGTCTGGCGCGACCGCATGCTGCGCACGCGGGCCCGCGTCGAGGGCACCCCGTTCCACCCGGAGTCGGCGGCGGCCAACCGCTTCACCGACCGCGACGAGCTGCGCTACTCGCTCCGCTCGCTCGACGCGTACGCGCCCTGGGTCCGCCACGTCTGGCTGGTGACCGACCAGCAGCGGCCGTCGTGGCTGGCGGAGGAGACGCCGGGGCTCACGGTGGTCGACCACCGCGACATCGTCGAGGACCACGGCGTGCTGCCGCTCTTCAACAGCAACGCGATCATCAGCCAGCTGCACCACATCCCGGACCTGGCCGAGCACCACGTCTACCTCAACGACGACGTGTTCCTCGGCCGTGACGTCGTCAAGCGCGACTTCTTCATGCCCAGCGGGCTCGCGCGACTCTTCCCCGCCCGGCTGCACCGCCCCTTCGGGCCGCCGACCGTGACCGACGAGCCGCACCTCAACATCAGTCGGAACATCCGGGCGATGCTGGAGGAGCGTTTCGGCACGACCATCACGCGGGCGGTCCGCCACACGCCGCACGCCCAGCTGCGCAGCCGGCTGTACGAGCTCGAGGAGCTCTTCGCCGACGACTTCGCCCGCGTGCTGCGCCACCCGTTCCGGCACCACGACGACTTCGCCGCGGACCAGCTGCTGCAGTACTACCTGGAGCTCACGGGGGCTGGCGTGACCACCCGGATCAGCTACGACTACGTCAACATCGGCCTGGCCGAGCAGGCACCCCGGCTGCAGCGGCTGCTGCGGCACCGCGACCGGTCCGTGTTCTGCCTCAACGACGCGCCGGCGCCCGACCAGCCCCCGATCGACCACGCCGACGTGCAGGACTTCCTGGCCGCGTACTTCCCCGTGCCCTCGCGCTGGGAAGTCGGAGGGCGCTCGTGA
- a CDS encoding stealth family protein: MTSLVPTTVRHHLGRTAPGAVTKYARLVRQGETLPQRAVSDARAAVLRRRLSKNLQRTGDADTFVRVKVDGRAALARVVETFRSDLVWAEQAAQVAEALTAHGVDHVFVSVDPFRRRVIAVPESQRALANRALADRLTAAAFQVGPVYSRQPSRFRPLTRRGLRTKTLRVFQPLATASGALLSGAEMGCDLQFWCEVGPSHQRTSNGEFLESGTLLGERTTDALPEAVEPAPVGVVERPVDGRLRPVAAALQHPHLLQHLDPVDVVYTWVDGSDPAWQRRRDAALHEERNAPLHDLAANESRFTSRDELRYSLRSLEMYAPWVRHVFLVTDDQVPDWLDVDHSRLTVVDHAALFGSRGRLPTFNSHAIESQLHHLDGLAENYLYLNDDFFFGRPVDPSLFVLGNGLPKIFFSNVKVAPGPLRASDLPITSAAKNNRDVLADKFGRTTLHRFQHAPYSLRRSVMYELEDVFAEELAATASAPFRSPSDLSVSASLGLAYSYLVGKAVPGRLRHLYADIARADTPDRLALLLESRDRDVFCLNDHDSSGLTTQRQHDVVAGFLESYFPLPSRFEC; this comes from the coding sequence ATGACATCTCTCGTCCCGACCACCGTGCGGCACCATCTCGGCCGCACGGCGCCGGGCGCAGTGACGAAGTACGCGCGTCTCGTACGCCAGGGCGAGACCCTCCCGCAGCGGGCGGTGTCGGACGCGCGGGCCGCCGTCCTGCGTCGGCGCCTGTCCAAGAACCTGCAGCGCACCGGCGACGCGGACACCTTCGTGCGGGTCAAGGTGGACGGTCGGGCGGCGCTCGCCCGGGTCGTCGAGACCTTCCGGTCCGACCTCGTCTGGGCCGAGCAGGCCGCACAGGTCGCCGAGGCGCTCACCGCGCACGGCGTCGACCACGTCTTCGTGTCGGTCGACCCCTTCCGCCGACGGGTCATCGCCGTCCCCGAGTCCCAGCGCGCCCTCGCGAACCGCGCGCTCGCCGACCGGCTGACGGCGGCCGCGTTCCAGGTCGGTCCGGTCTACTCCCGGCAGCCGTCGAGGTTCCGCCCGTTGACCCGGCGCGGGCTCCGGACGAAGACGCTGCGCGTCTTCCAGCCGCTGGCGACCGCGTCCGGGGCGTTGCTCAGCGGCGCCGAGATGGGGTGCGACCTCCAGTTCTGGTGCGAGGTCGGCCCGAGCCACCAGCGCACCTCGAACGGCGAGTTCCTCGAGAGCGGCACCCTGCTGGGTGAGCGCACGACGGACGCACTGCCCGAGGCGGTGGAGCCGGCGCCGGTCGGCGTCGTCGAGCGGCCGGTCGACGGCCGGCTGCGACCGGTGGCGGCCGCGCTGCAGCACCCGCACCTCCTGCAGCACCTCGACCCGGTGGACGTCGTCTACACCTGGGTGGACGGGAGCGACCCGGCCTGGCAGCGTCGCCGCGACGCCGCGCTCCACGAGGAGCGCAACGCTCCCCTGCACGACCTCGCGGCGAACGAGTCGCGCTTCACGTCGCGCGACGAGCTGCGCTACTCCCTGCGCTCGCTCGAGATGTACGCCCCGTGGGTCCGCCACGTCTTCCTGGTCACCGACGACCAGGTGCCGGACTGGCTCGACGTCGACCACTCCCGCCTCACCGTCGTGGATCACGCCGCCCTGTTCGGGTCCCGGGGCCGGCTGCCCACGTTCAACTCGCACGCCATCGAGTCGCAGCTGCACCACCTGGACGGGCTCGCCGAGAACTACCTGTACCTCAACGACGACTTCTTCTTCGGCCGCCCGGTGGACCCGAGCCTGTTCGTGCTCGGCAACGGTCTGCCCAAGATCTTCTTCTCCAACGTCAAGGTCGCGCCCGGTCCGCTGCGCGCGAGCGACCTCCCCATCACCAGCGCCGCCAAGAACAACCGCGACGTGCTGGCCGACAAGTTCGGGCGGACCACGCTGCACCGGTTCCAGCACGCGCCGTACTCGCTGCGCCGCTCCGTGATGTACGAGCTCGAGGACGTGTTCGCCGAGGAGCTCGCGGCGACGGCCTCCGCACCGTTCCGGAGCCCGTCGGACCTCTCGGTCTCCGCGTCGCTGGGCCTGGCGTACAGCTATCTCGTCGGCAAGGCCGTGCCCGGCCGCCTGCGCCACCTCTACGCCGACATCGCCCGGGCCGACACCCCGGACCGGCTCGCGCTCCTGCTCGAGAGCCGCGACCGCGACGTCTTCTGCCTGAACGACCACGACTCGAGCGGTCTCACCACCCAGCGTCAGCACGACGTCGTGGCCGGGTTCCTCGAGAGCTACTTCCCCCTCCCCAGCCGGTTCGAGTGCTGA